GGCCTGGGCGGTGGCGGCCGGGCCGACACCGAGCTGCGCGAGGCGGCGGCGCCGTACCTCCACGAGCTGCAGGTCCGCACCGGCCTGGTCGCCCACCTCGCCGTGCTCGACGGGCCCGACGTGCGCTACCTCGACAAGATCGGCGGCCGGTTCGCCGTACGCGTGCCGTCGCGGGTCGGCGGCCACGCCGCGGCCCACGCGACCGCGCTCGGCAAGGCGATCCTCGCCTGGCTGCCGGCCGAGCGCGTCGACGAGATCGTCGAGGCCCGCCCGGCCCGGCTGACCCGGTCCACCATCACCGACCTCGTCCTGCTCCACCAGGAGCTGCACCGGATCCGCGGTCGCCACGGCGTCGCGTACGAGCGCGGCGAGGCACACCCCGACATCGCCTGCGTCGCCGCCGCCATCCGCAGCCCCGAGGGCGCGGTCGGCGCGGTCTCCCTCGTCGGCGACCTGCGCGCGCCTGTCGAGCGGGTCGCACCCCTCGTGCTGCGCGCCGCCCGGCAGACCGCCGCCGACCTGTTCCCGCAGCCCGAGCCCGCTCCGGCGCCCGTCCGCCCCTCGCGCGCCGCCACGCCCGCGCCCGCCCAGCCCACGTGGTCGGCCGCGACCATGGAGCGGCTCGTCGCCGACGCAGCCTCCGGCGCCTGGTCCTAGCCGACCCGGCTCGAAAGGGCTCCCAAATCCCGCCGACCCGGCAGAAAGTGTCTCGTGCGGCGAGACACTTTCTGCCGGGTCGGCGGGCTTGAGGAGCTACTTCGAGCCGGGTCAGCCCCAGTGGTCGCCCCAGCCCCACAGGTCCGGAGCGATCTGCTCGTGCTGGTCCTCGACGCCGAACCTGCCGCGGAAGAACAGCATCGGGGTGGCGCGGTGCGGCGTCTCGAGCCGGGTGACCCGGCCGATGACGACGTCGTGGTCACCGGCGACGTGCACGTCCTCGACCTTCGCGTGCACCCGCATCAGGGTGCCGGACAGGCTCGGGGTGCCCTCGGGGGATTGCTCCCAGGCGAGGTCCTCGAACTTGCGCCCGCGGCTCGAGCCGAACCGCTGGCACAGGTCGGCCTGGTCCTCGCCGAGGACGTTCACGGTGAACTGCCCCGAGCGCCGGATCCGCGGCCAGGCGCGGCCGCTGTGGTCGGCGCAGAACAGGACGAGCGGCGGGTCGAGCGACACCGAGGCGAAGGACTGGCAGGCGAAGCCGACCGGCTCGCCGTCGTCCAGGCCGGTCACGATCGTGACGCCGGTCGCGAAGTTGCCCATCGCAGCCCGCATCTCCAGCGGGGACGGCTCGATAGCGGTGCTCATGCCGACGACGCTAACGACGGCCCCGCGACGTGTTCGGAGACATCCCGCTGAGTGACGCACGACAGCGCGGAATCGCCCGTCGGGACTGGGTTTTCCAGTCACCGGAAAGCACGCGAGCCCGTTCGCGCACGGCCACCTAGCGTGCGGAGCGTGACCGACCTGACCCACGATTCCACGCGACGCGAGCTGGCCACGGACGCCGGCGTGCTGCGCTACCACGAGGCCGGCGACGGCCCGCCGCTGCTCATGCTGCACGGGTCGGGCCCGGGCGTCACCGGGTGGCGCAACTTCGGCGACAACCTCCCGGCCTTCGCGCCGCACTTCCGGTGCCTGGTGCTGGAGCTGCCGGGCTTCGGCGTCAGCGACACCACCGACCAGCACCCGATGATGGCCGCGCTGCCCGCCGTGCAGCGCTTCCTCGACGGCCTCGGCCTCGACCGGGTCGACGTCATCGGCAACTCGATGGGCGGCGGGGTCGCGACCAGGCTCGCGATCAGCCAGCCCGACCGGGTACGACGACTGGTCACCGTCGGCGGCGTCGGTCGCAACATCTTCAGCCCCGCCCCGGGCGAGGGGATCAACCTGCTCGTCGAGTTCGTCGAGAACCCGACCCGCGAGAACCTGGTGTCCTGGCTGCGCTCGATGGTCTTCGACCAGTCCATGGTCACCGAGGAGCTGATCGAGCAGCGCTGGGCGCTGGCCACCGAGCCGGACACCCTCGAGGTCGCGCGCCGGATGTACGGCCGGGCCGCGATCACCGCCGCCTTCGCCGGCGCCGGCAGCTCGGCACAGGCGACGCCCGGCTGGGCGCAGTTCGACCAGATCAGGGCCCGCACCCTGCTCACCTGGGGCCGCGACGACCGGGTCAGCCCGCTCGACATGATGCTCATCCCGATGCGGACCATCCCCGACGTCGAGGTGCACGTGTTCGCCAACTGCGGCCACTGGGCGATGATCGAGCAGAAGCGCGCCTGGGAGCGGACCGTGCTCGCCTTCCTCACCGAGCCGGACGAGGAGCACGCCGCATGAGCGCGACCTGGACCGACGAGTTCGACCTCGTCGTCGTCGGCAGCGGCGGTGGCGGCATGACCGCCGCGCTGGCAGCCGTCGACGCCGGCCTGTCCGTCGTCGTGATCGAGAAGGGCGCGAAGTTCGGCGGCAGCACCGGCATCTCCGGCGGCGGCATCTGGGTGCCCAACAACCCGACCCTGCGCAGGGCCGGCCACGACGACTCCCGCACGTCGGTGCTGGAGTACCTCACCACCATCACCGGTGGCACCGTCCCCGCGACCCGGCTGGCGGCGTACGTCGACCATGGCCCGGCCGCGATGGCCCTCCTCGAGCGGTCGAAGTGGGTGAGGTTCGCCTGGACCAAGGGGTACGCCGACTACCACCCCGAGCTGTCCGGCGGCCGGCCCGCGGGCCGTTCGATCGAGGCCAAGCCGTTCGACACCCGCAAGCTGGGGGAGGACGAGGCCTACCAGCGCCCCAACAACATGACGGGGCCGCTCGGGCTCTGGGTGACCGCGAAGGACTACCACGACCTGGCCATGGTCAAGCGGACCTGGCAGGGCCGCCGCGCCTCGCTGCGCGCGGCCTGGCGGGTCGGTTCGAACGCCGTACGCCGCCGCCACATGGCGACCGGGGGCCGCGCGCTGGTCGCGCGGATGCGGATGGCGCTCAAGGACGCCGGCATCCCGCTGTGGCTGGAGACCTCGATGACCTCGCTGGTCGTCGAGCCGGGACCGACGGGGGACCGCGTCACGGGCATCGTCGCGACCCGCGGCGGCGCGGAGGTCCGGATCCACGGCAGGAAGGGCGTCCTGCTCGCGGCCGGCGGCTTCGACCACAACCCGGCGATGCGCGAGCGCTACCTCCCCGCCGGTGCCCGCCCCGACCACAGCCTCGGTGCCGTCGAGAACACCGGCGACGCCATCACCGCCGGGCAGGCGGTCGGCGGCGCGGTCGACCTGATGGACGACGCCTGGTGGATGCCCTCGGTCACGCACCCTGCCGGCGCGACCATCCCGCTCGTCTCCGAGCGAGCGATTCCGGGCCAGGTGATCGTCGGCGTCGACGGCAGGAGGTTCACGAACGAGGCCTCGCCGTACGTCAACTTCGTCCACGACCAGCTCGCCAGCGGCAACGAGAGGGCCTGGCTGGTGATGGACTCGCGGGCCCGCTCGCGCTACCCGTTCGCGCAGATCCTGCCGGGAGCTCCCTTCCCGCAAGGGTTCTACGACCAGGGGATCGTGCACCGCGCCGACACCGTGGCCGAGCTGGCGGCCGCGATCGGCGTGCCGACGGACACGCTCTCGGCCACAGTCGAGCGGTTCAACGGCTTCGTCCGCGCCGGGAAGGACGAGGAGTTCGGCCGCGGCGAGAGCGCCCACGACCGCTACTACGGCGACCCGACGCTGGCCAACCCCAACCTGGACGTCATCGACCGGGCGCCGTACTACGCCGTACGCATCGAGCTCGGCGACCTCGGCACCAAGGGCGGCCTGGTCACCAACGACCGCGCGCAGGTGCTGCGCGAGGACGGCTCGGTCGTGGCCGGGCTCTACGCGACCGGCAACTGCGCCGCGTCGGTGATGGGCAACGACTACGCCGGCCCGGGCGCCACCATCGGCCCTTCGATCGTCTTCGGCTACCTGGCCGCGCGCCACGCCGCCGGTCTTTCCGATGACCGGAAGACCCCGCCCGCCGCAGCCGCGCCGGGTGCCACCGTGCAGACCCACGCTGAGGAAGTGAGTTCGTGATGAGTGAGGTGCTCGAGAGGATCGAGGCCCGCGCCGAGGAGATCGCCGCGCTGGGCCCCAGCAACGAGAAGCTGGGCCGGCTCGACGACCGCGCGGCCGAGCTGCTGCGCGAGACCGGAGTGATCCGGATGCTGCAGCCGGCGAAGTACGGCGGCGCCGAGGCGCATCCTGCCGACTTCGCCGAGGCCGTGATGCGGCTGGCGAGCCTGGACGGCTCCACCGGCTGGGTCGCCGGCATCGTCGGCGTGCACCCGTGGGAGATGGCGATGTGCGACCCGCGCGTGCAGGAGGAGGTGTGGGGCGAGGACCACGACACCTGGATCGCGTCGCCATACGCACCGATGGGTGTCATCCGCCCCGTCGACGGCGGCTACGTCTTCAACGGCCGCTGGCAGTTCTCGTCGGGCACCGACCACTGCGACTGGATCTTCCTCGGCGCCTACCTCGGCGACGAGAACGGCGAGGCGATCATGCCGCCGCGGGTGCACCACGTGATCCTGCCGCGCTCGGACTACACGATCGTCGAGGACTCCTGGGACGTCGTCGGCCTGCGCGGCACCGGCTCCAAGGACATCATCGTCAAGGACGCCTTCATCCCCGACTACCGCGTCGTCGAGTTCTCCCGGTTCACCGACGGCAGCCAGCCGCGTGAGGCCGGACTGACCAACCCGACGTACCACATCCCGTTCACCACGGCCTTCCCGCTCGGCATCACCTCCGCCGTCATCGGCATCGCCGAGGGCGCGCTCGCGGCGCACCTGGCCTACCAGCGCACGCGCGTCCAGATCACCGGTACCAAGGTGAAGGACGATCCCTACGTCCTCTTCGCGATCAGCCAGGCCGCGGCGGAGATCCAGGCCTCTCGGGTGAGCATGCTCGACAACGCCCGCCGCTTCCACGACAAGGCGGTGCGGGGCGAGGAGGTGTCCTTCGCCGAGCGCGCCGAGTCGCGTCGTACCCAGGTGTCCGCGGCGTGGCGCGCGGTCCGGGCCATGGACGAGGTCGTCGCCCGCTCGGGTGGCAACGGGATGCGGATGGACAACCCGATCCAGCGGTTCTGGCGCGACGGGCACATGGGCCTCGCGCACGCCATCCACGTGCCCGGCTCGGTGTTCCACGTGCAGTCGCTGACCGCGATGGACGTGACGCCGCCGCCCGGACCGATGCTCTCGATGATCTGATCCCCGCCCCGACCCCCGACCGACTGAGGAGAACAACATGACCGCGATCCGTGGCCTCGGCTACCTGATCGTGCAGAGCCAGGACCTGCCCCGCTGGCGCGAGCTGACGGTGGACTGCCTGGCGATGCAGGAGACCACCGGGCCGGTCGCCGACGGCCTCTACCTGCGCATGGACGAGCGGTACGCGCGGCTGGTCGTGCTGCCCGGCGACGTCGACCGCGTGGTCGCCGTCGGCTGGGAGGTGCGCGACCAGTTCGGCCTCGCCGAGGTCGCCGCCGCGGTCGAGGCCGCGGGCGTGCCGTTCAAGGAGCTCAGCCAGGAGGAGTGCGACGAGCGGCGGGTCGAGGCGGCGATCCGCTTCGACGACCCCGCCGGCACGCCGGTCGAGGTGTTCTTCGGCCCGGTGCTCGACCATGCCCCGGTCCTGACCGGCCACGGCCAGTCGTTCGTCACCGGCGACCAGGGGATGGGCCACGTCGTCCTGCCGACGACGGCCGCCGAGGAGACGGTCGCGTTCTACACCGAGGTGCTGGGCTTCCTGCCGCGCGGCGCGATCCGGATGGGTACGGCGCTGCCGCCGCGCCGGGTGCGGTTCATGGGCGTCAACCCGCGTCACCACAGCCTCGCCGTGTGCCCCGCGCCGCACGGCGAGGCGCCCGGTCTGGTGCACCTCATGATGGAGGTCGACAGTCTCGACGCCGTCGGCCGCGCGCTCGACAAGGTCAACCGGGCCGGCTTCTCGCTGTCCTCGACGCTGGGCCGGCACACCAACGACAAGATGGTGTCGTTCTACGTGCGCGCGCCCGGCGGCTGGGACCTGGAGTACGGCTGCGAGGGCATGCTCGTCGACGAGGCGTTCTACACCGCCGAGGAGATCACCGCCGACAGCTACTGGGGCCACGACTGGTCCGGCTCCGAGCCGCTCGCCGCCTTCCTCCCGCCGGCGTGAGCGAGTCTGTTCCGGGCTGCACCGAGGTCGACGTCCTCACCGATGTGGTAGTCGTCGGCTTCGGGTGCGCCGGTGGCGCCGCGGCCCTCGAGGCCCGGGCCGCCGGCGCGTCCGTCGTGGTCCTCGAGCGTGCCAGCGGTGCGGGCGGGTCGTCGGCGCAGTCCGGCGGCGAGCTGTACCTCGGCGGCGGGACCGCCGTACAGGAGGCGTTGGGGTTCGAGGACGACGCCGCCAACATGCTCGCCTTCCTGCGGGCCGCGCTCGGTCCGCACGCCGACGAGGAGAAGCTGCGGCTCTACTGTGACGGCAGCGTCGAGCACTTCGACTGGTTCCGCGGGCTGGGGATCGAGTTCGAGAAGTCGCTCTACGACGCGCCGTCGTGGATGCCGCCCACCACCGACGGGCTGATGTGGCTGGGCGAGAACGCCTGGCCGTACGACGAGCTGGCCCGCCCTGTCCCGCGCGGGCACCGCCCCGCCACCGGCGGCTTCGGCGGCTGGCTGGTGATGGACCGCTTGGTCGCCGCTTGCGCGTCGGCCGGCGTGGTGACCGCGACGGACACCCGGGCGGTGTCACTGGTGGTGGAGTCCGGGCGCGTGGTCGGCGTACGGGCCCGGCGGTTCGGTGAGGACGTCACCCACCGCGCCCGCCGCGGCGTCGTCGTCACCACCGGCGGCTTCGCCGACAACCCGGAGATGCTCGCCGCGCACGCACCCGACCTGCTCGGCCACGGTGTGGTCAGCGACGGGGGAGACGACGGCAGCGGCATCGTGATGGCGCAGGCCGTCGGGGCCGCCGTACGCCGCATGTCGGTGGTCGAGGTCGCCTACACCGCCCTGCCGGCGCTGGCCTGCCGCGGGATGCTGGTCAACGCCCGCGGTGAGCGGTTCATCAACGAGGACGTCTACCCGGGGCTGTACAGCCACGCCGCGCTGCACGAGCCGGGACCCTGCTGGGTGGTCGTCGACGCGCAGGCGCTCGAGGAGGTCGGCGAGGCCGACCTGTGGGGGACGGTGCCGTCGTACGCCGCCGAGACGATCGAGGAGCTGGAGTCCGACCTCGGCATGCCGCGGGGAGCGCTCGCGCACACCCTCGCGGGCTACAACGCCGGCGCTGCCGGTGGCGGGGATCCGTGTTCCACAAGAGCCCGCGCTGGACGCGGGTCCTGACGGCGCCGTTCGCCGCGATCGACCCGCGGATCGGCTTCCACAACCCCACCCACCGCGCCGCCCCCGGCGCCACCGGGTTCGCCGGCTTCACCCTCGGCGGGCTGCACACGACGGTGGACGGGTCGGTCCTGTCGCTCGGGGGTGCCCCGATCCCCGGGCTGTACGCCGCCGGCCGGGCCAGCTCCGGCATGCACGGGCAGGGATACATCTCCGGCACCTCGCTCGGGGACGGCACGTTCTTCGGCCGGCGCGCCGGGCGGGCGGCTGCTCAGTCCCGCTGACCCGGCGCGAAGTGGCTCCTGCAATCCGCCGACCCGGCAGAAAGTGGTGCGCAGATCGCGCTGACCCGGCAGAAGGTGGTGCGCAGATCGCGTCGACCCGGCAGAAGGTGGTGCGCAGATCGCGTCGACCCGGCAGAAGGTGGCTTCTCGTCAGAGCGGGCCACGACCGCGCCGGGCCTCCGCGACTCCGCGACGAAGAACGGCCTCGACATCCGCACGCGGCCCGAAGAGGTTCTCCTTGCGCACGGCGGCGATCCGGAACGGGGTCTCGGCCTCCACCAGCGCGCGACGCTCCCGGTCGTGCCGCAGCTGGTCGGGGCTCGAGTGCCACTCGTCGCCGTCGTACTCGGCAGCGAACGCCAGCGCCTCGTTCCGAGATCCAGCCTGGCGAGGAAGGTTCCCACGGCGTCGAACACCTCGAGCTGGGGGACGGGCGTCGGCAGGTGCGCCTGGATCCAGCGGAGCCGGAGGATCGACTCCGGCGGCGACTCGGCGCGGCCGTCGACGTAGGCGACCATCGTGCGCAGGACGGTCACCCAGCGCATCCCCTTGAAGCGCGGTACGCCGGCCGCGAGCTCGGCCGCGGAGAACAAGCCCAGCCGGAGCATCTGGTCCATCGCGGCCAGCGACGGTTCGGCGTACCGCTGGCGGCCGAGGTCCCACGTCGTACGCAACGGCGAGGTGACACGAAGTCCGTTCAGCTCCACGACGTCGTCACGGGCGAAGGTCCGCTCACCGCTGTCAGCCAGGACGTTGCGCAGGCGGCGGCCCGGTGCGGGCAGGAAGACGCGGATCGGTGCGAGGTTGAGGTGCTCGTTGGGAGCGAGCACCATCTCTGCGCCATGCAACCAGCCGGCATGACGGTCGCACACGACCGCATCCTGCGGTACGACGAGGCGCAGGGCCGCGCAGCGCAGGTCGAGGCTGTCGGCGACCGGGGTGGCGACGTACACATTGCGGAGGAGGCGGCGCAGGAACCCTTGCTCCACCAACCAGGCCAGCTGGTGGGGAGTGAGGCCGCCCTCACGGTGCGCGGTGGACCTGGTGAATGGCGCGTCGAGGGGGAGCGGGAAGCCGGTGGGGAGGAAGGGCAGGCCTTCGAGGTCGGTTCGTCTCATGCCCGACCGCGTGCCCCACCGTGAACAGCGGCCAATCACGGGGCCTCGCGACCTGTGGACAGGAGCGTGGATCGCGTGTTGATTGCGACATCGAGGAGCCGGGTCGGCCGACAACCCGACCCACTTTGTGCCGGGTCGGCCGACAACCCGACCCACTTTCTGCCGGGTCGGCGCGAATCAGGAGCAAGTTCGAGCCGGGTCGCGCTAGTCAGAGGCGGCAGGCAGCAGCTTCCTGGACTTCGCGAGGGCGTCGCGGACGAGGGCGGAGCGGTCGTGGCCGCTGCGGATCTCGGCGACCCTCTCGTTGCCCTCGGCGACCTGGACCGGGCCGTCCTGGAGCAGGGAGAGGGCCTGGCGGGCGACGTCGTCGGGCTCGGAGACGTGCATGCCGGGGATGT
The genomic region above belongs to Nocardioides sp. QY071 and contains:
- a CDS encoding IclR family transcriptional regulator, translated to MSAQVVESVTEGATTAAGRDLPPSMVERMSLILDAFESPAARLTLEQVSRATHLPRSTAHRILDQLVRLEWLAHTSFGFSLGPRSLGLGGGGRADTELREAAAPYLHELQVRTGLVAHLAVLDGPDVRYLDKIGGRFAVRVPSRVGGHAAAHATALGKAILAWLPAERVDEIVEARPARLTRSTITDLVLLHQELHRIRGRHGVAYERGEAHPDIACVAAAIRSPEGAVGAVSLVGDLRAPVERVAPLVLRAARQTAADLFPQPEPAPAPVRPSRAATPAPAQPTWSAATMERLVADAASGAWS
- a CDS encoding flavin reductase family protein; the protein is MSTAIEPSPLEMRAAMGNFATGVTIVTGLDDGEPVGFACQSFASVSLDPPLVLFCADHSGRAWPRIRRSGQFTVNVLGEDQADLCQRFGSSRGRKFEDLAWEQSPEGTPSLSGTLMRVHAKVEDVHVAGDHDVVIGRVTRLETPHRATPMLFFRGRFGVEDQHEQIAPDLWGWGDHWG
- a CDS encoding alpha/beta fold hydrolase, whose translation is MTDLTHDSTRRELATDAGVLRYHEAGDGPPLLMLHGSGPGVTGWRNFGDNLPAFAPHFRCLVLELPGFGVSDTTDQHPMMAALPAVQRFLDGLGLDRVDVIGNSMGGGVATRLAISQPDRVRRLVTVGGVGRNIFSPAPGEGINLLVEFVENPTRENLVSWLRSMVFDQSMVTEELIEQRWALATEPDTLEVARRMYGRAAITAAFAGAGSSAQATPGWAQFDQIRARTLLTWGRDDRVSPLDMMLIPMRTIPDVEVHVFANCGHWAMIEQKRAWERTVLAFLTEPDEEHAA
- a CDS encoding FAD-binding protein; amino-acid sequence: MSATWTDEFDLVVVGSGGGGMTAALAAVDAGLSVVVIEKGAKFGGSTGISGGGIWVPNNPTLRRAGHDDSRTSVLEYLTTITGGTVPATRLAAYVDHGPAAMALLERSKWVRFAWTKGYADYHPELSGGRPAGRSIEAKPFDTRKLGEDEAYQRPNNMTGPLGLWVTAKDYHDLAMVKRTWQGRRASLRAAWRVGSNAVRRRHMATGGRALVARMRMALKDAGIPLWLETSMTSLVVEPGPTGDRVTGIVATRGGAEVRIHGRKGVLLAAGGFDHNPAMRERYLPAGARPDHSLGAVENTGDAITAGQAVGGAVDLMDDAWWMPSVTHPAGATIPLVSERAIPGQVIVGVDGRRFTNEASPYVNFVHDQLASGNERAWLVMDSRARSRYPFAQILPGAPFPQGFYDQGIVHRADTVAELAAAIGVPTDTLSATVERFNGFVRAGKDEEFGRGESAHDRYYGDPTLANPNLDVIDRAPYYAVRIELGDLGTKGGLVTNDRAQVLREDGSVVAGLYATGNCAASVMGNDYAGPGATIGPSIVFGYLAARHAAGLSDDRKTPPAAAAPGATVQTHAEEVSS
- a CDS encoding acyl-CoA dehydrogenase family protein encodes the protein MSEVLERIEARAEEIAALGPSNEKLGRLDDRAAELLRETGVIRMLQPAKYGGAEAHPADFAEAVMRLASLDGSTGWVAGIVGVHPWEMAMCDPRVQEEVWGEDHDTWIASPYAPMGVIRPVDGGYVFNGRWQFSSGTDHCDWIFLGAYLGDENGEAIMPPRVHHVILPRSDYTIVEDSWDVVGLRGTGSKDIIVKDAFIPDYRVVEFSRFTDGSQPREAGLTNPTYHIPFTTAFPLGITSAVIGIAEGALAAHLAYQRTRVQITGTKVKDDPYVLFAISQAAAEIQASRVSMLDNARRFHDKAVRGEEVSFAERAESRRTQVSAAWRAVRAMDEVVARSGGNGMRMDNPIQRFWRDGHMGLAHAIHVPGSVFHVQSLTAMDVTPPPGPMLSMI
- a CDS encoding VOC family protein, which translates into the protein MTAIRGLGYLIVQSQDLPRWRELTVDCLAMQETTGPVADGLYLRMDERYARLVVLPGDVDRVVAVGWEVRDQFGLAEVAAAVEAAGVPFKELSQEECDERRVEAAIRFDDPAGTPVEVFFGPVLDHAPVLTGHGQSFVTGDQGMGHVVLPTTAAEETVAFYTEVLGFLPRGAIRMGTALPPRRVRFMGVNPRHHSLAVCPAPHGEAPGLVHLMMEVDSLDAVGRALDKVNRAGFSLSSTLGRHTNDKMVSFYVRAPGGWDLEYGCEGMLVDEAFYTAEEITADSYWGHDWSGSEPLAAFLPPA
- a CDS encoding FAD-dependent oxidoreductase, producing MSESVPGCTEVDVLTDVVVVGFGCAGGAAALEARAAGASVVVLERASGAGGSSAQSGGELYLGGGTAVQEALGFEDDAANMLAFLRAALGPHADEEKLRLYCDGSVEHFDWFRGLGIEFEKSLYDAPSWMPPTTDGLMWLGENAWPYDELARPVPRGHRPATGGFGGWLVMDRLVAACASAGVVTATDTRAVSLVVESGRVVGVRARRFGEDVTHRARRGVVVTTGGFADNPEMLAAHAPDLLGHGVVSDGGDDGSGIVMAQAVGAAVRRMSVVEVAYTALPALACRGMLVNARGERFINEDVYPGLYSHAALHEPGPCWVVVDAQALEEVGEADLWGTVPSYAAETIEELESDLGMPRGALAHTLAGYNAGAAGGGDPCSTRARAGRGS
- a CDS encoding FAD-binding protein, which encodes MFHKSPRWTRVLTAPFAAIDPRIGFHNPTHRAAPGATGFAGFTLGGLHTTVDGSVLSLGGAPIPGLYAAGRASSGMHGQGYISGTSLGDGTFFGRRAGRAAAQSR